ACATTTAGATGAGCAGTTTTTGTGCTCTAAGGTGACATGAAGCTTTGAACTAAGCCATTTTTAATCTTATGACAATATGTAACATGTAATAATTCCCACCAGATTCACCAAGCCTCACTCCTcccggaggaggaggtggaggtggaggtgagaggGCAGAGGGAGGTCAGGGAGGCCAGCCGGTCGTCCGGGAGCTGTGGTTCATCGTGGTGATGACAGGCatcgctctgctgctgctggccgtCATCCTCGCCATCGCGCTCCATAAGGTAAAGAGTCggttattttgtgtttgacagttgTGCAGCATAATGTGACATCACTTTTGGGACTCTGGGCAGAACTGTCAACTTGTATCGACCGGCTCTTTGTGTAAAGAAATTTCAATTAAGCCTTTTCCATCAATGATCTGCACTATTCAGGCCCTGAACAAACCCCCCTTCACCAGGGAGAGACCTCCGCTGGTGGCCCTGCCCATGCAGAAGAGGAGCCCCATGGCTGTTTACCCACCCAGCAACTCTGTTCTAGTGAGGAGACACTAACTTTTTTTCAATGAGGACTATAGGCCTCATCACACCACCCTAAATTCAGATGAGACATGACACTGATTGTATAGTCATTCTCCtatgatttgtttaaaatggttTTCTATGGGGAATTAGTGAAACCTGATGAAAACTTCCTCCAAGTGCAACATAATTTGGCACAATTGTACAGACTGAGACCGCTGGTTAAGAGggacacattttcagagatCAGATATCAGAAAAACCTATTGATCCCTGTCGCATttccccagaaaacaaaacctgaagcACAGGGGTCACCAGTTGGGAAACTAACAAAGCACTGCGCAAATCACAAAAGGGTTGaagcaaacaaaccaaaaggcggcagagaaaataaaacccaCATCCATCCAATTGAAGAGAGCTAACTGATGGTGTTGACTCTGAGAACACAAAACCAACTGAGCAGGGGAATCTGCAGCCCTCTTATAGagtctcccagctgactgattgcggccagctgagggagaacatcacaggtgcaccCAGTAACTTCTGATTACCAGTGACCTAGATCTTGAGACATCCCTGTTCACATCAGGACCTCTGGGAATCTCTGATCTGTCCACCACAATCCCAAAGAGGAATTTTAGTTCATATATTCTTTTTGCCACTATGGGACAcgattgcaaaaaaaaaaaaaagagagagaaattgcTGAGAAAGCACAAATCACTGAGAGCTGCTGCAAGAGTTTTCACTAATCATGCTGCGTTTTCTTTTGGAAATGCACAGTATGcatttttctggttttatttcctATTGTGGGATAATTAAAGTCAACTGTACACAGCCCGAGCCATATAACTGTGGATTTATACACGTGCTTCATTGCTGAGTGCCAATTGGGACGCTGAGTGCAGAAAACAATGTCTGCAATCAGAAATGATAATTTATGTCCAGGCACAATAATAATGCCATAAATAGCAGTTGGCCGACGCCATTTAAAAAGCAGATGAAGTAATAATCAATAAGCCCTTGTGAATACTGTCGAACAAAGTCCATGTACTTTGGGAGTTTTAGTAGTTACCTTTggtctcaccctctctcctttccaGTTCGACACTGTACCTGACACGACAGGCTTCTCCAACAGTGTAACACTGAAGGGCTTCACCATGAAGatagaggtgaaaaaaaaacgacGCCTCATTGACACATAAAGGAAATACAGCTGTACATCTGCATGGCATACAtatccatctctctcccctcacctACAGGAAGTGCTGGAGGCTAAATGTGAGCCCGATGACGAGGTCCCACCTCAGGACGAGCTGGGCATCCTCAGTGTGAACTCCCTGAGGCGCAGCGTCAGCCAGGTGATGGACGGGAAGTCCTTGACCGGAGACGACGAGGCGTGGGACCCGAACATTTCAGGCCATGACAGTGGGATGGTGAGAGACCCCAAAAACGTATGCTTAACCTGTTCAGAACCACTCCGTTCATATCGTTGTTGCTGATACTTTCTAGAATCTTAAAACAGAATCTGTCTAACATTGAACAGAAGCATTGCAGACATGTTCTACATAACATTAATGCACTTTGACATTTACACAGATACAGAAAGACCGATTCAAACAAGCCCAAACACTTCAAAGTGTCTTGAAATCCAGACTCCTGTAGCCTCCATTTAACAAGCTCTGTTCTTCTCCCGCAGTTTATGGACGATGAGGAATTCGTTGACACCATCAAAGGTTTCAGCACTGTGAGGAAGGAGCACACCATGTTCACTGACACCAACCTGTGACCTGAGGATGACCTTTGAACCCCCACAGGACACTGGACCTGGATGTTTTAACAATTTTTGACAAGCAAATCTCACATAAAATCCACTCTGCTCGGTCTTAAATCGTGACCAGTTAAAGCGTGGCTGGGGTTGTAAAGTCTCATCTTCTACTTTTACGATGAACAATGAAAGAAGATGAGTAAAAAACGTGACTCCTGACAAGATCACTGGAATAATCACAGcagtgaggagaggaaaagcaGGAATGTCACAATCCTTAAATCTGACTGGGTTTGAGTCGGAAGGATGaagaaaagacattaaaatgtctcatCATTGAACACAGACTCAGAACACAAGAAACCAAAGATACTGTATGTTAATCCAGCAGAACAAAATTATCTAcgaaatctttttttttttctacatattttTCTGTCTAGAGAAAGTAGTTTTATCTGGTAATTTTGTAAGAGGCGTgcttgttcctttttttttaatagtaatTTTACTCTGGTCTCCATGACCAGAAACTTTTGGTGGATGCAGCTTGCAAGTGCCATTAAGTTAGTaaccttttcttgttttctattaatacttaatactgtatctgaagacattttgacagaagACGAATGATGAGGATTGCAAATGACAGTGAGCAAATGTAGTCATGTCAGCTTATGGTATCCGACTAGATATCTAGGATAATCTCTATATATTTGTTTGATCACTGACTGATTAATTTGTTCTATGACATATTGGGTTACATGTATAACTCATAAAAACATTAGTGTGGAATCTGGATTGGTATGTGGCTCGGTGAACCATGACGGTATCAGCACCTGATACCAATATTTGATCTCATCATTATGAACTCTAggtaaaacaatataaatggaAACTGTAGCCGGTTACTTGCTACTTTACCAGCTCATAGTTTCCTTTAATTAAAGGAAATGATTCCCACAGGCTCCTTCAGGCCTCATTAATCAAATATTCATGAGTAGATATCAGGACAGTTTCATAATAATGTATAACTCAGATAAATCCAccaaagcagtaaaaaaaaaaaaaaaaaaagttttaggtTCTCTTAAGGGTTGTGTGACTTTGTTGTAggatatatataaaaaaaaacttttaatcttctagttttcattttttaagttataattattttttaaaggaaatgatGTACCTGTATTAATGTCAAAAGCATGCATCTCAAAATgtgctgattttatttattttagacaCACTACAGTATTCCTTTACAGATTTGCAAAATAAACcagattttatttgaaatggtcACAATGCTGAATATTTCTTTGTGATGTGCTTATTCAGTTTGTTGGCACAGATAGGATCTAATTAACCTTGACAAAACCTTAATTTACACAACTAAATGTCTAATCCAAGACTTATTCTAACCTATCCCTCGAAGTCTTAAACTTCAAAACAGTCCTTTGAAATAGTGAGGACCACCCTAAATTTCCACACTTTCCAAAATGTCCCCACTTTGTAAAATGTCCTCACTCTGCTGGTTAAAACCTTGGTCCTCACTTTGTACCAAGACAAGtttatacacaaaaacacacagtgagccAAAACCACTTAAAGGTCGTCacatattaatttatttgaaatgagTTGCAATGCAATGTGGGCACAAAACACTTGTACCATTACAGTCGATAATATGGTTACAAAAcgaacatttacataataaattaatataCTGCAGTACCACAATGAGACAGTAAACATAAAACCCCAAAATTGGGGAATTAtattgcattaaaaacaaaaaggaggtTTAATGTACAAAAGATTTCAGGCATTTACAAAGGCagcctctttttctgttgcttgttttgttgtgcatactgtatataaatataaatctcTAAATTGTAGTTACACTGATATGTCTGCGGCTATGGCCTGAGACAAGATCCTCGACTAACTTCCATGCTGGCTGCCATTTTATTATAAGACAAAAAATAGATTGACAcagttgttgtcattttcattgaaTCTTTTGATTGAGGGATGTTTTCCAAAAGTGTTTCAGTGCCACAAGCCTTCTCATGTATAAATTTTGCCCTTTTTGAACAATTTTTGAACAGCTTGAAGTAAGTTTTAATAACTTGCTTCGAGTTTTCCGGCATTCAATTGCAACATGCACTTATCCCTTTAGTGTAATATTTCCATAAACAGAACaatttaatcattatttaaaaaatgctttgctGAAGCGAAGTGCATGTAGCACAGTTagtttgtgaatgttttcaaaGCTGGGAGCAGTAGAAACAACAGTTGCATATAAATAGTTAAATATAGCAATCACAAGCTGTTGTCTTCCTTtataaaagaataaatcaatCCCTCAAAATTTGAGCAACCATTTGTGCAATCTACCCCAACATTCTTAGATCTTTATCACGCCCCTTGTCATCGTCCCATGCCCTTTCCTTTTGCAACATGCATGAGaaacatgctggaaaaaaaTTTAACCagtaaataatttttttttcttacgaGTCTCACCTTCTCTTACCGTACATATTGACTATTCGCTTTTCTACAGAATTTCTAAAGAATCAATGTTTGCCGCCAGATATTACAACTGCATCTACACTATTAACTGCTACACAAAGCAGATGCTACTGCAGCCAGTTTCATTGAACTGCTGGCTACAAATACTACTGTTACTACTAAGCAGAGTCTAGGACGTTTGAACTTTAAAATGAGAAATTTGTGATAAGACAAAAGTGCAGCAAATTGAAGTCTAGCTGATATAACGTTGCCAGAAACCTACAAAGACTCAGGAATGTCAGTAcctttttcagattttttaaactACCATCACTGATGATCGTACCTGAGAGCTAGACTAGACCTGATCTGACAGTGTGTGGTGCACCTGTAGTAGCTGGTGATCTGAAAGTCAGTGTACCAACCTGCTGATGATGTGGCGGACATGCAGCATTAGATCGGTGGCACATGGTTTTTAAAGGGGCGCTCCAGTGATTTAGTATTGCATTAACACAGAGTTGGGAGACTTGCAAGAGAcgtgttaaaagaaaaaaaaaaaagaatggtcAAAATCGATGAGGTGGAGGCTGAGATATTCTGACTTTTACTTCAAAAACACTAAATCATACATTTCCCACGATGCATCTCCACAGTCCCTTAGTTTAACCAATCCAGCCTTGTAAACATGCTTTTGAACTCCATTAAAGCATATTGAGCTTGTTACAAAGGCTTTCTCTTACAAATCTGGTCCAGGTGACAtcaccatgacatcatcagggttactTTCTTTGACAAAGTTCCTCTAGAGCTGCTGAAGACATTATCCATATCagtggagtgcccctttaagtttgTGTAACTTCCCGCGCTCATGATGACCAATAAGGTAAACAGATGGAACAGAACGCATGACAACAGTTCTTCATGTTGACGTGCTTTTGGCACCACTAGCTTATGATCCTAAGATTCATCTAACACTAATCTAGGGAGACGTACTCTTAAGTACATCCGCCACATATTCCACGACCACATGACCAGATCACTGACAGACTAAAGTGCTACCACAGAATTCACACAACAGTTAAAGGGTAAACAGATAACAGAAGTCTAACTACAGTTATTTAACCTAATCTTAACGACACTATCTAATGAAACGACCAGTTTAGTCATTTTCTACTAATGCAAAAGTGTCATACAAGATATTTGCAGACTTGTGTAATGACGGCTCGGGGGGATTAAGTTGCTCGGGGTGACGGTCACTACTCGAGGGCTCAGAGGTCGATGGACAGCATTTACAAAATTACGTTGCAAAATGGTAAAAGTAGCTACTGGCAAAACCGTAATCTCACTAAAAACAAGCCCCTTTATCCAAAAATATgctttacatgttttgttcatccAGCTTTTACTTTCTCAAgactttttccctttttcaaaAAGTAATAAGTTGCCCAAAAACTGTGCAATGTCTCTTAAATCGTATACAAAATAtctcattttcacattcaacTAACAGCTTATATGAAGCATAAACCTAAAACCAACATGCAAAGACAGGTGTGCCTACTATTTGGGATTTATAAATTAAAAGGGTTTAGCAGAGTTTTCAACACTAAGTCATAAACAACTAATGAAAAAAAGCCATTATCGTCACGTTTCCACCTAAAGAAACTACTTTTAAAGGAACTATGTGTCGTTTTTGTGCAAGGCATCattatttccatttctctctcttgaCGCCATATTGATATAGTGatgcacaataaacacaaaacaaactggtttGGGGcgacagatttttttaaaatggtgttgaaatgaaatgttgttgaaATGTCAGCTAACCAGAAATGTTCAGCAGTGCAATCCCCACCCGCAAAGTCCCTGTACTTCTGGAAAGCGTTAACCCAGAGTAGGGACGTTCTGGGGGGCAATTTAATTTAGTCCCTGAAAACATAATGAGTTTCTCCAAATGTTCCTAGTCCCTGGGAAAGTCCCAGCGGTGGAAACGTGGCTCATGACAAAGGTCTCCGTTCAGGAAGAAGAGGGTTAATGCTTAATATCACAACCAGCCTGGCTCGTTGAGATTCACAGATTCTGCCAGGATTTGTTTCCCCCTGTCAGGCATGAGCTACACAGATGCAAATGCATTTGAATTTACAAAGCAGACTTCATCCGTGGACAAGCCATGGAATCAAAATACACCCTTTCACCCCTTCTCCTTTCTAGAGCCGCTGGCTAATCAGGAAGTGAGGTGTTCAGACTAATACTGATTACTGGCATCCATAGGCAAGTCATCATGCAGTCAGGATAAACAAGGGTTGTAGCTCTCAGGcattaaaaagttaaaacattacaaatgaaAGGAACTATACAGACTGAAGAGCTATATCTAGGTTAAAATCTTAGGAGAGATAACAGTGGcggagtttaaaaaaaatgccacaaggaaaagacagaagtgTTGAAAAATGTGGAGGAAGGAAGATTTTGATCTTCTGGTATACCAGAACCCTCTTGTGATGGTCCGATGGATGGTTCTGGAAACGGGAGGTTCGCCTTTGGCTTTACGTAGGACAAAGAACTGTGGAGACAAGAGCAGAGCAGCCGATGATCAATGCCGTTGTCACATGAAGGAGAACTGTGAACTATGGAAGAGCGACTACCACAGGGAGGAAATGTggggagagaacagagaaaagaagcagaCACGTGAACAGCTGCTACTACAAGCTCGCAGTACAGAGGGGATcatgtgcatgagtgtgtttgtgtgtttgagggggGGTGTAGTGCAGCCACAAGCACTGCACAGCATGATAGGCACTACAGCGAAGAGCGAGTGAGGGAAGGCTGCTGCTTTGGGGAGGAAGAAAGTCACACTACGAAGATGtactgacagagaaagagaaagagaaagagaaaagggcGTTTGACAGAGCTCAGAGGGCTGAAGGTGGAGAAAGTATCAGTGTTAACGTGTCAGTGCCTCACAAACCTCAGTTTCCACTGCTCTCATACCAGAGCTACCCAAAGGACAATGCAGCACAGACGAAAGACAAGGAAGGTACAGGTCAACAGTGAAGGCTGGCAAGAAACgcatttattcatgtgtgtgttgagcacTACTCTTGTCTTCTCTACTGTCAGCTTCCccttataaaaaaaatggaaaatgaactCTGCACTTCCTCTTTCAAGCAACAGAGGCACAGTGTCTGAATGTCTAGTggaacagacacaaacagcagtcaccTGGGTGTGACAGACATCTAAGTACAAATCGCTTCTGGGACAccattttattgcatttcattaCACTCAGATGGACATGCCTCAATATGTTGTTCATCACATTAAAATATGGAGAAGTGAAACAGCTTCTTGTGTAAAATATGCCCAGTTGTCCACCAGTGgtggacaagaaaaaaaagcctccctCTTTTATTCCTTGCACCATCTTCCTGAAAAATTTGgtgttgtgacatttttgcGCAACAACCTGTTGATATAGAAATCTTAGTAATGTTAAAAAAGTAGGTGTGTTCCCTCCTTCTGATCAGACGGGTAGGCTTTTATCTTTGGATATTTGTACATAGTGGAATATTGGTTTACATACATTGTCACTGATATATAAAAGTGactgaggacaggtgtgtgtttaccttttAGAATGTAGTCTGTTAGCAGGGCAGGCACCTTCTCGCTGTCGTCCCTCATGGCGTGGAGGACTGGCAGGATGAAAGCAGCACATTACAGTTTGAAAACAGAGCACGCACCGaggcaaaaagaaagaatattgttacaaaaaccaaaaccttggaaacaaacaagcacTCACTCTTTGTGAGGATCTGGAGGTCTTCAACCGATGGGGTTCCAGACTTCTTCTCATAAGGAATCACTGTGGTCAGGtactgaaaaacagaagacCATGTAAGACACAAAGCAGGAACAGTGTTACATATAGAGGTGTTTATTATCGCCATATATGTCTTTCAGTGTGCAAATATTGACTTATGTAACCGGTAGCTGGTTTCAACCTTTCAACCTTTGTTAGCACGTCAGAATTGTTACTATAAACGCAACAGCAAAAAAGTTTACAGCATTCTTTGATATCATCAGATGTTAATGTATATtgagattttatttattttaccaccTGTTCACATTAATGTTTGATCACGGTTATCTAGTACTTAATTTTTACACTTGGAGACACCAGCACGTGAAAATGAAAtagttttatttcaaatgttgaaatgttttaagttAACCTGAGACAACAGACACCAGATTATGTTGATAAACTAAGCATTTTTCAAGAAGaatattcatattcaaacaTATTCCTAACCTTGAAAACTTATGGGTTCAAATCAAGCACTTTCCAAACTTCTAAAATTTGTAGCAATGACTGCACAATTGTGTATTCTTGGTATAAAACAAAGCAATAacaagatgacatcacagcaaaaGCTGTGACAAGGTGGAGGACAGAAATTAAGTctttcaaagaaaaagagacaatttaaataaaaaagaaaaatacataaatcgTTAACAAAAGACACCAAACGCCAGCTGTAGCTGTtgagaaagaaataaacatgcggatggtaaaaatgaaaaaagagaatgaaagaagACGAACAAAAGTCTGCGAAGAAAAAGGAAGCGAGTTGAAAGAAAGAGCAGGGGCACCTGTTTGTCCCCTCCTGTGTTGCCAAAATGTTGACGGAGGCCATTTTGAATGACATTGGAGAGTCCCTCCAGAGTAAGGAGCTacatgaggaaaaaagaggaagaaggaaaaaggagagCATAGAGAGATGAGGAGGTTGCTACAttaagagaaaagaggagaaaggtTTAACAGAAAAACCCTTGATGCTGGTAGAAAAGCAGCTCCCCTGTGCAAACTACCTGTCAGGTCACGCATCATGCATTTCTGATTATATTTCAAACAGGAGCGCGGCTGTGTAAACATGTGTGTATATCACTGATCCGTCATTAAAATCATGCACACAGGGTGTATGTCTTTGTTCTGTCTCCCACACCACATGACTCACCGTGCCTGGTATGTGCGTGCTGTTTGTCCTCTGGCCGTTGGGCCCGGTTGTCGTCGTACTcctgattttcttcttcttcctcagcagcTCGCGGT
This region of Acanthopagrus latus isolate v.2019 chromosome 22, fAcaLat1.1, whole genome shotgun sequence genomic DNA includes:
- the si:ch211-57i17.5 gene encoding usherin isoform X2, whose translation is MTGIALLLLAVILAIALHKALNKPPFTRERPPLVALPMQKRSPMAVYPPSNSVLFDTVPDTTGFSNSVTLKGFTMKIEEVLEAKCEPDDEVPPQDELGILSVNSLRRSVSQVMDGKSLTGDDEAWDPNISGHDSGMFMDDEEFVDTIKGFSTVRKEHTMFTDTNL
- the si:ch211-57i17.5 gene encoding usherin isoform X1 — translated: MTGIALLLLAVILAIALHKALNKPPFTRERPPLVALPMQKRSPMAVYPPSNSVLFDTVPDTTGFSNSVTLKGFTMKIEEVLEAKCEPDDEVPPQDELGILSVNSLRRSVSQVMDGKSLTGDDEAWDPNISGHDSGMVRDPKNFMDDEEFVDTIKGFSTVRKEHTMFTDTNL